CTCATTCCCAGTTCACGATTGGCCCAGTAGCAAAGGAGACTTCGGGCTTTGACAGTCCGGGGATTCTTGCCGCGACTCAGGACAGTGTCAACACCCAGCCTCTCATATCAGACACCAACCCCGCCCGCAGGGGATTTAGATGGATATATCGAACCAGCTCTCTCAGATAAAGATCCTCCTGGCACAGAATCGATTTGTATCGGTTTTGAAACAAATGCCCGTGACGAAGGTGTTTGCGATTGAATGAAACAGCGTACCCGGTCAAGAGCCGGCGCATGACAGTCGCGAGGGGCACCAGACCCGTTCGAAACAACAGATGGGCATGATTGGGCATGAGGACCCACCCCAGGCATGCAGTCCGGGTTTCGGAAATTACCTTGCCCAGCCGTTCGGTGAAGCTGTTCCTATCGGCATCATTATAGAATATCCTTCTCCGCTCAATCCCCCGGATGATGACGTGATGGACGGCACCGGCAGCGTCTATTCTCGTCCTTCTTGGCATGCGCCCATGGTACTATGAAAATTGATAGGAAGCAAAGCATAAAATCATAGGCGTCCCCTAACCTCCTAACCTCGGATATCTAGCAAAAAAGGGGGGGAGAGCCGCCCAAGTAGCTCTCCCCCCCTTTCAAAGGAAGGGTCTTCTCGGTGTCTACTTCTTTTTGTGTTTGTTCTTTTTCTTCATCTGTCCGGGGGGGTACTTCCTCTTGTGCTCCGAGAAGTGTTCATAGGGCTTGTCGGTTTCCATCTCAAGGGTAACATAACTCGCGTAAGCGAGGTCGATTCTGCCCGGCAGGTGAACGGATACCTTCCACCTGTCCCCGTCAAGGTAGAAGTAGACCTTCCTGGTCAAGTCAAAATATACATAGTGTTTGGGATAGTATCGATATCTGTGTTTTGCCCGATATCCGTGGGCAGGCGCCCAGGGTGGAGGCCCCGATTTCGGCGGCGGGTGGCCGGGCGAACCGATGACAACGCCTCCACCCTCGATTCCGCATCCTGAAAAGAGGGCAAAATACATGGTACAGACTGCTACAATCACGACAGCACTGAAAAGGTCCTTCCTCATCTTCTCATCCTCGCGTCCTTGTCTCTCCGTCCCCTGAATCAAGAGGCCCCGGCAGAATCCTGGAGAAGCCAGGCCATGCTCACTGCCGGAGGCCGGCAATTCCAGCGCCTGGCCGGCCCATGAGCTTGAATGAGCAACGCACACCCAGGCATCCGCCCGTCAAAAGAGGCCTCTCTCTGCAACGCTCCTTGCCTGCCGCCTGTCAGGAGCCGGCTTCAGGTCTGGGCTTGATCTCTATCTCGACCCTCCTGTTTTTTTGCCTGCCCTCAGGAGTATCGTTCGACGCTATAGGCATGGTTTCCCCAAACCCGATAGCCGTCACCCTACTGCCCGACACCCCTTTGTCGATAAGATAGTTCTTCACGGTCTTCGCGCGTCTCTCCGAGAGCTCCTGGTTGTACTTTTCAGATCCCCTGCTGTCCGTGTGGCCCTTGACCAGAATATCCGTGTCAGGGTACCTGATCATCACTTCCGCCATCCTGGTAAGGGTCTCCCTGGCCCCGGGCTTAAGGGCAGCCGAATTCACGTCGAACAGGACCGCATCAGCCATGGTGACAACCAACCGATCTTCCTTTCTCTCAACCTCGGTGTTTGGTATCTGCTCCAGTTCCTTGGCCTGCTTGTCGAGTCTGTGCCCGATGGCCCCGCCGATAACACCTCCGGCGACCCCGCCGATCACCGCTCCGGTGGCGGTGTGGCCCGATTGATGGCCGATGATCCCTCCCACGACCGCACCGCTCGCCGCCCCGATGGCGGCACCTTTCGCGGTCTTTGTCTTGGCAACCTCCCTTGTCTGTGCACAGCCAGCAATCAACAAAAAGACGCCCAGTGCGAATACGAGACTAGATCTTTTGTTCATCGTAAGCCCTCCAACAGAGTTTTTTTGCAACACGGGAACAAACGGCGGCAGAACTCCCCGCCGACACGAAAACAGAGACTGATAATCCTTGCGACTCCGGCAATTCAGCCTGAACGCACGTCCCGAGACTCGCCACCCCCGAACCTCATGAAACCACCAGACCCGAAGACCTGTCAAGCACCTGAGAGCCGGAGAGTTCGCGAATCTCCACAGGGCCAACCTGGAGGTCCTTTGTTCTTCGCGGAATCCTTCAGACCCGTCCCTGCACCTCCGGTCAATCCATAGGGCCGGGCCGTGCGGGGACCTGTCCCCCCGGAGGGGTGAACCTGCCGGGTTTGGCAAGGCCTAGCTTCCAGAGAGTATGGAAGATCCGCCTCTTGGCCCATGGCCAATTCCAGGGTGTGTCTCGCTCCACGACGCCCGGGTGGGGCCACACCATCCTCCGGAGTCCTCCCAGTCCGCCGCGTCTGCCGCGAAAGGAAAGGAGACGCGCCAGTGCAAGGTCTCTCCTGGACAGGGCATCTATCCCCCCCTGCAGGGCGCGCCTTTGCGCCACCAGTTCCGGCAGGCGCATATCGTGCGCCAGGTCGCTGGCAATCTCCCGGCACGCATCGTTCTGCCAGAGCCCCGCGGCCGTAGCAGCGGCAAGTGCCACGGGCAACTGGATCTCCCACCTTCTTGCCAGCTCGACCACCTCCGGCGCGAGGGTTTTTCCGGTTCTTTGCGCGATCCGAACGAGATCCCACCAGCTCAAAAGCGGGCGGGGAGTGTGGTTGATCTGGGCCTGAACGCCCGCCACAACAAAGGCATGGGAGAGACGAATCCTTCTGCCCCCTGGACCGAGTGTGGGATCCGGGCCGGCTTTTTCGATAAGCTCCGCCTCGAGCCCGGGAGGGACAAGATTCCATAGACGGATGTGAAGTTCGAGGACAAAGCCTCTCTGGTTCCTTGCCACCCAGTGGTGCCACTCCTCCAGGATAAAACGGTCAAAACGCGTGCCCGGATAGAGGCCCGCCCAACCCTCCGCTTCAAGGGCTGCCCGGGCCTTGAAATAATCGCTCCCGGCGATGAGTATGTCGAGGTCACTCACCGGTCTCTCTTCGGGATGGTCATAGACACGGGTGGCAAGATCGTTCCCTTTCAGAGGGATCCATGTGACACCCTCCCTGCCGAGGGTCTCTCCCACACGCTTGATTTCTTCCCGGAGGCACAACCAGCGGGCCATACTCAGAAGCAGCCCGCGACGCCACTTGTCTACCGACGGTCCTGAGATCCCGGAAGCGTGGGCCTGAATGGCCAGGGCCGGGGCCATGCGATGGCGGCCCACCAGGGAGGGGTCGATCTCGTGGGCCACCCTCTGGAGAGCCCTTTTCTGGCCGGCCACGGCCAGTGCAATCATCCTCTGAGATTCCCTGAGAAACATCGCTTCTTCTGCGACAGGGCGAATCAATGAAGAGGGAGTTTGGACTTCTCAGGCCTGCCTTCCCAGGGAAACAGGTGACGGCCGGGCCTCGACTTCAAGTCGCAGCTCTCGCTCAGCTTGGGCAGTTGGGACAGGTCCCCATCGAGCAACTGGGCCAGGGTGTCCAGAACGGTTCTCCGCAGGTCTTCAACCCGGCGGAGCGTAGAAGTAGTCAGCGGCGAAGCGATAAGGTCCTTTGCAAGGATCAGAAAACCGAGCCGCCGCCCCTTGTGGGTCAGGGGGAGGGAGAGGTAGAGAGACCGGTTGGAGTCGAGGGCATGGGAGTCGAGCTTCCCTTCGATGAACTCCCACAGGAAGGGCCGGTCCTTTGGAGACATGCCCCGGCGCCCAAAGATATCGAGCTCCACATAATCCATTTCCAGAAACCGGGCAGCCGATGCGGTCCTGTCCCATACCTCTTCCACGCTGGAGGACTGAGAGATCGCCACCTGCCAAGCCAGGAAGGCACGCCGATCCCTTTGGAAACCGAGATCATCGCCCACATCCCGGAACCAGCCGATGAGTTTGCCAGCGGCCAGATGCTCGAGATAGCCGAGTTTTCGAATCCCGAGGATCACACCTGCCCCTACTACCAGGAGAATCAACGCGGCCAGATCGTCTCGGGCGTGGACCAACAAGAGCGAGAGCATCCCCATAGAAATGGTGATACCGTAAAGGATCACCACAGCACGGCGCTGAGTGAAACCGAGACTGAGCAGCCGGTGATGCACGTGGTCCCGGTCGGGCTGAAACACGGCCCCACCGAATACAAAACGGCGAATCGGTGCGATCATGGTGTCCATAAGAGGGAAACCCATGGCGATAATGGGAATCAGAAGGGTCACCGTGGCCTGGCTCTTGATGGATCCCATCACACTGAGGGCCGCCAACATATATCCCAGGAAGTAGCTGCCGCTGTCGCCCATAAAGATCGAGGCCGGATTGAAATTGTATCGGAGAAATCCCAGGGAGGCTCCTCCAAGTGCGGCCAGACCCATGGCCACGAGAAGCTTCCCCCCTGTAACGCAGAGTACCAACAGGACCATGGATACAAAGAAGCTCACCCCTGCGGCCAGACCGTCCAAACCGTCGATGAGGTTGATGGCGTTGATCACCAGCAGAAACCAGAAGACCGTCAGAGGCAGGGAAATCCATCCCAGGGAAAAGGGAGGCATACCGGGCAGGGCGAGGCCGGTTATCCGGACCCCCCCGAGATAGGCACTCAGGGCAGCCAGTATCTGGACCGCAAACTTCACCCTGTACCTGAGAGGGCGCACATCATCCCACAGACCCAAACCGAAGGCCATGGAAGCCCCGATGGCGATGGCCACGACCGGCCTGTCCGGAACGAGAAGACTCAGGACACTGGTGGGGTGGACCCAGGAGAGCTCCGAACAGAGCCACGCAAACCAAAGAGAGATGAAGAAGGCCAGGTAGATGGCCGCCCCCCCGGTCCTCGGAACCGCACGGGTGTGGATCTTTCTCTCAGAGGGGAGGTCCATGAGGCCCAGCCTCCTGGCCGCCCTCTCTCCGACAGGGGTCAGGACCAGGGATAAGGCCAGGGACAAAAGGAATATGGCAATGACGGTCGTCATTCTATCCCATCCGGCCTCCCAATCGCCTCATGGCCGGGTCGCACCTGTTGGAGTTTCTCGGCCACAACCTTTGAAACAAAAAGGGGACAGGCGATCTGGCGCCTGATCCTTCCCGGCTCTCTCAAGAGCCTGTACAGCCACTCAAGACCTATTCTCTGGACCCAGTAGGGCGCTCTCGCCTTGTTTCCCGCCAGAACGTCCAGGCTGCCGCCCACCCCCTGGCAGACCTTGACCTTCAACTCTGGGAGGTACCTCTCGATCCACTGCTCCTGCTTGGGGCTTCCCAGACCAACGAAGAGAATATCCGCTTTGGACCGGTTGATCGCGGCTATGAGATCGTCCCTTCCCTCCCTGCCCACGTACCCGTTACAACGCCCGGCCACCCGGATCGCGGGGTACAGCCTCCTCAGGCTTTCAACCGCCTTTCGGTTCACCTCTTCATGTCCTCCATAGACATAGATGCTGTGCCCGTTTCCCGCCGCCTCTGCACAGATCCGTTTCATCAGATCGGCTCCTGCTACACGGCCGACTCTGATACCGTAGAGCCACCGGAGTGCAAGGACGACCCCGACACCGTCCGGAATCAACAGGGCCGCACTCTCGAAGAACTCTCTCAACAGGGGATCCCCTCGAACCGCCATTATCTTCTCCGGATTCACCGCCAGAATATGGTTCCCTGTCCCGTCACTCTCCAAGCACCTGCGGACCAGCTCCAGGCAGTCCTGCACGCCGACCGTGTCGACGGGAACCCCGAGGATCCTTACCCTCTGATTTGCTTTCACGGCTCTAGCCCGATGCTTGATTCAGGAGGTACTCGGTAAGTGCATGGAACGCCCATGCCTGGGCCCAACGGATGTAGGGAATCCTGACCGTGTAGAGCCTCCTCCTCTGGAAGTAGAAGAATCCACGGCCGTCCTGCATATGAAGGATCATCCACCTGGTTATCTTCTCTGTCAGCTCTCTGTACCCCTCTCCCATCCTTGAAAAGAAGACGACCGCCTGTGCCAGGGAATGGATGTCGATGGGATAGAGCCTGTCGTGATAGTACTTCGCCCTGCCGTCCTCAAGAAAGAAGTTCTCAGAGTAAAAGCTCACTCCCCTTTCGAATGAGTGCCGATGGACGTCTCCAAAGCCCTGCTCGAGGAAATAGAGAATGCACATGAGGTTGAAACCGGTGTGAAACGAATCTATCCACCTCTGAGATTTCGACTCGGCGTAGTACCAGGAACCGTCGTCTCTCTGGTGCTTTATACTGTATTCGAGACTCGCGAGAGCGGCTTCCTTCAGCCGCTCTTCTCCCGTGTATCCATAGAGCCTGATCAGCAGAGAGGCGCCCAGGAGGTTTGCGTTGTGAACGGCCGTGTTGTCTACCGGCGTATAGCTGAAGCATATGGTGCCGTCCTCTTCCCTTCTGTTCAGGTCCTTGAGAATGAACTCCTTTATGGAGACCGCCATCTCCAGTGCCTTTTCTTGGCGGGCATACCGGTAGGCATCGATCAGTGCATGGCCGATGAAGGAGGAGTTCACCAGGGTAGGAGTATGGCGGGCGATATAGAACGCCCTGGACTGCCAGTCGAAGTTGTAACCCCAGCAATTGCCGGAATATCCCCTGCTTCTCAGCCTCCGCAGCAGATTCAGGAGCGACTCCATGGTTTCCAGGTACTCCACCTTTCTTTCAACCCGATAGAGCTTTGCATAGCCCCAGAGGAAAAGTCCGATCCCCTTCGGGTTGAGCCCTTTCTGTATAGAGAGAAAAGGTCTTATGTTGGCCGGCAACCTCCTCATCCCCTGGATCATGGCTAT
This region of Deltaproteobacteria bacterium genomic DNA includes:
- a CDS encoding transposase, translating into MPRRTRIDAAGAVHHVIIRGIERRRIFYNDADRNSFTERLGKVISETRTACLGWVLMPNHAHLLFRTGLVPLATVMRRLLTGYAVSFNRKHLRHGHLFQNRYKSILCQEDLYLRELVRYIHLNPLRAGLVSDMRGWVLTLS
- a CDS encoding WecB/TagA/CpsF family glycosyltransferase, which encodes MKANQRVRILGVPVDTVGVQDCLELVRRCLESDGTGNHILAVNPEKIMAVRGDPLLREFFESAALLIPDGVGVVLALRWLYGIRVGRVAGADLMKRICAEAAGNGHSIYVYGGHEEVNRKAVESLRRLYPAIRVAGRCNGYVGREGRDDLIAAINRSKADILFVGLGSPKQEQWIERYLPELKVKVCQGVGGSLDVLAGNKARAPYWVQRIGLEWLYRLLREPGRIRRQIACPLFVSKVVAEKLQQVRPGHEAIGRPDGIE
- a CDS encoding delta-aminolevulinic acid dehydratase, which translates into the protein MNPADISTSLHRLRKYVEGEKFRGYDPFDALTSPMLRALSLSRKYIRIAMIQGMRRLPANIRPFLSIQKGLNPKGIGLFLWGYAKLYRVERKVEYLETMESLLNLLRRLRSRGYSGNCWGYNFDWQSRAFYIARHTPTLVNSSFIGHALIDAYRYARQEKALEMAVSIKEFILKDLNRREEDGTICFSYTPVDNTAVHNANLLGASLLIRLYGYTGEERLKEAALASLEYSIKHQRDDGSWYYAESKSQRWIDSFHTGFNLMCILYFLEQGFGDVHRHSFERGVSFYSENFFLEDGRAKYYHDRLYPIDIHSLAQAVVFFSRMGEGYRELTEKITRWMILHMQDGRGFFYFQRRRLYTVRIPYIRWAQAWAFHALTEYLLNQASG
- a CDS encoding OmpA family protein, which encodes MNKRSSLVFALGVFLLIAGCAQTREVAKTKTAKGAAIGAASGAVVGGIIGHQSGHTATGAVIGGVAGGVIGGAIGHRLDKQAKELEQIPNTEVERKEDRLVVTMADAVLFDVNSAALKPGARETLTRMAEVMIRYPDTDILVKGHTDSRGSEKYNQELSERRAKTVKNYLIDKGVSGSRVTAIGFGETMPIASNDTPEGRQKNRRVEIEIKPRPEAGS
- a CDS encoding nucleotidyltransferase family protein; the protein is MFLRESQRMIALAVAGQKRALQRVAHEIDPSLVGRHRMAPALAIQAHASGISGPSVDKWRRGLLLSMARWLCLREEIKRVGETLGREGVTWIPLKGNDLATRVYDHPEERPVSDLDILIAGSDYFKARAALEAEGWAGLYPGTRFDRFILEEWHHWVARNQRGFVLELHIRLWNLVPPGLEAELIEKAGPDPTLGPGGRRIRLSHAFVVAGVQAQINHTPRPLLSWWDLVRIAQRTGKTLAPEVVELARRWEIQLPVALAAATAAGLWQNDACREIASDLAHDMRLPELVAQRRALQGGIDALSRRDLALARLLSFRGRRGGLGGLRRMVWPHPGVVERDTPWNWPWAKRRIFHTLWKLGLAKPGRFTPPGGQVPARPGPMD
- a CDS encoding undecaprenyl/decaprenyl-phosphate alpha-N-acetylglucosaminyl 1-phosphate transferase — protein: MTTVIAIFLLSLALSLVLTPVGERAARRLGLMDLPSERKIHTRAVPRTGGAAIYLAFFISLWFAWLCSELSWVHPTSVLSLLVPDRPVVAIAIGASMAFGLGLWDDVRPLRYRVKFAVQILAALSAYLGGVRITGLALPGMPPFSLGWISLPLTVFWFLLVINAINLIDGLDGLAAGVSFFVSMVLLVLCVTGGKLLVAMGLAALGGASLGFLRYNFNPASIFMGDSGSYFLGYMLAALSVMGSIKSQATVTLLIPIIAMGFPLMDTMIAPIRRFVFGGAVFQPDRDHVHHRLLSLGFTQRRAVVILYGITISMGMLSLLLVHARDDLAALILLVVGAGVILGIRKLGYLEHLAAGKLIGWFRDVGDDLGFQRDRRAFLAWQVAISQSSSVEEVWDRTASAARFLEMDYVELDIFGRRGMSPKDRPFLWEFIEGKLDSHALDSNRSLYLSLPLTHKGRRLGFLILAKDLIASPLTTSTLRRVEDLRRTVLDTLAQLLDGDLSQLPKLSESCDLKSRPGRHLFPWEGRPEKSKLPLH